The proteins below are encoded in one region of Takifugu rubripes chromosome 1, fTakRub1.2, whole genome shotgun sequence:
- the tnrc6ba gene encoding trinucleotide repeat-containing gene 6B protein isoform X5: MEDKKRKKDDKRKRETSQKVTEQKNKVPELTKPASAQPSAPQISSASHSPGPTPSASPSLATLGPGSAAAPPQGGNNAKRLAGANGQPCSNAISSPSASGPSPAGNGSATSGAQTPQQQPRYMPREVPPRFRCQQDHKVLLKRGQPPLSSMLLGGGGGDGSNANMAATCDSVAASSSTALTSSSAAASSTTSNYANSMWGVSSGSQTSSQGREKVIVDGNDLEEWPSIAGSDGAGAAFPGLGGGSSNNGKPANSISASGNQSSPTSSFSAPNECIQSSNGAAWGGAASQGHLGGGNAVAAGGPLLQQPSSLSKASALPGSHDASGPTDVSSAIPGANFNPNANPSAWPALVQQDGPVAAEGPSSFHHQGPGGAVSANASVPLGQGLGGGTIGMLGGHPPLSVNQSSTHQRQLHQMQSRDRETGGGKWDSDSAGPKIAGGDGVGGTDRSVGGGEMSAGDHNVASSWRGQPSYPAANSKTGASKTDGWEGGGTLRAAEGDNGTSGWGFPSSTSGANVWGSAGTGGNSSQTSGESQGGWGSSAVGGERGAPGGDWGGNSTGACGVNPGCERVGGASSSNSSSSGGSTAGNAPATSSTSSTATTMTSAWDNQKGEGETGEWSGEGEGPGAQGGSSSSGGNSRNGSGPNSTQGRTRRPAPNAEAALQKLLNRSDLDPRVLSNTGWGQTQIRQNTSWEMEDHGGQIKGGSSAATAKHPSCVGGSSQYSGGPKTQITDSFGPGSSSSLVPPAGSSGEGWESSSNSSSSGASLSGRAPPSSGPNIRNLGVSQSGPLATAGSGMGLGVIPGHNQQGKSTGWGGGGIGGGDGQEAKGWGKEEWGETSRGNSGGWGDLGQQDETLGGRWGGNQPEKGTGGWKDVGGNVGGSGWGSVHKVGARREWEEQQSKSHSGGGEDEKKVVGNSGGDSGMGGWVDWDDEAPRRTWGAGSTGGGGAGGVGMNVIGGIGSKPQQNWSGGNKMHQMPNSLSGSVTGPQAPLQQQQSQPCNQHPQRQQALDQGAMKGGGGRKPIPQAQSQNPSSGWTSGPIPGGPGGGGSGSEPSGWEEPSPQSLSRKNEIDDGTSAWGDPTHYNYKPVNLWDKNSAPAGQQPHGQGQAKQQQQQQQPPQQQQQQQQGPSMQQQTSRQAVGLGGNRDFSTVHGPGKTSSTGPSGWGGTSPTSPTVDNGTAAWGKPNDTSGWGDPDDPGEKTTGWGNPSLNSVKSGSKSMQDGWGDKEGSVAASRHSSWEDDEEGGGMWNSTGSQGSGSSWGQGSNGGWNQSHAGKKSGNKGPLKAGGGDSWMSPINRQFSNMGLLNDDPSGPNFDLEKKMDAEKRSMGLSDYSGDIRKGGRGGAMSYRPAVSKEAPSGESGSYYDKSGHSIFGSGGGMAQSRHQPGVSPLNHSQGIRAQVPHQFLSHQVPGSMLKQMPPPSGSMGGVGSVGGVAGLGAGVFPPQLSPQHIAMLSSIYPPHIQFQLACQLLLQQQQQQQPPQQQQILQNQRKFMPNVRQQADPQQLARIMALLQQQRQQPQAGVLGGSSKLSPSHHGGVGGGGPKLPGADTLLHPGLTGSIADMHQKNLGPYSGFGSGVSLPGLDLGGSMGPKDLGNQQSRFKWMMEGQTSPDTASPDNAFHKNGPVTPVKIPGGSSYSQYDMMVGEGLSDSWHRTPGNKMGTKLPSTPSWPPEFQPGVPWKGVDRIDPESDPYMTPGSMMGNAVSPNLNDSEHQLLRDNSDSTPPLNTLLPSPGAWPYSASDSPLNNAHNSAKYADLKTSWPPEPTGHKSWKASRGSSQNQLSRPPPGLGNQKQPSPSPWSGGGPRFAGRGWGSGSSTTVSTWSDGSAQESCWLVLSNLTPQIDGSTLRTICMQHGPLLTFHLGLTQGTALIRYNSKQEAAKAQSALHMCVLGNTTILAEFVSEEDVARYIAHSQAGAAGSGGSTAGSASSGPAASAVGANGNGGGTGGSNGGGGVEGGSTAGGAGHSSSGWQSLESTGSTSDQSITQGPGLGIFAQWSNGTGVGGAGGLEAGRQGLWGGMGGMSGAGYPSSSLWASQALEDRHQMGSPASLLPGDLLGGGADSI; the protein is encoded by the exons ATGGAAgacaagaaaaggaagaaggatGACAAAAGGAAAAGGGAAACCTCTCAGAAG gtcacagaacaaaaaaacaaag TGCCAGAGTTGACCAAGCCGGCATCTGCCCAGCCTTCTGCCCCTCAGATTAGCTCTGCCTCCCACAGCCCTGGACCCACCCCCTCTGCATCCCCATCTCTAGCCACATTGGGCCCTGGCAGTGCCGCCGCACCACCACAAGGAGGCAACAATGCCAAGCGCCTTGCGGGGGCCAACGGACAACCCTGTTCCAACGCTATTTCCTCCCCTTCCGCTAGCGGCCCCAGCCCTGCTGGAAACGGCAGCGCGACCAGCGGCGCCCAGACTCCTCAGCAGCAACCGCGCTACATGCCGAGAGAAGTGCCGCCACGGTTCCGCTGCCAGCAGGACCATAAAGTGCTACTGAAGAGGGGTCAGCCGCCACTGTCCTCTATgctgctgggaggggggggaggggatggTTCCAATGCAAACATGGCTGCTACTTGTG ACTCGGTTGCAGCTTCCTCCTCGACGGCCCTCACCtcatcatcagctgctgcttcttctaCTACTTCTAATTATGCAAATTCCATGTGGGGGGTGAGCTCTGGCAGCCAGACCTCCTCTCAGGGCAGGGAGAAGGTGATTGTTGACGGCAACGACCTGGAGGAGTGGCCCAGCATCGCTGGCAGCGACGGGGCGGGAGCGGCGTTTCCTGGATTAGGAGGGGGCAGCAGTAACAACGGGAAGCCCGCCAACAGCATCAGTGCCTCTGGCAACCAATCCTCACCCACTTCCTCGTTCTCAGCGCCCAATGAATGTATCCAGTCGTCGAACGgggcggcgtgggggggggcCGCTTCCCAGGGCCACCTCGGTGGCGGGAACGCGGTAGCTGCAGGTGGGCCTCTGCTCCAACAACCCTCATCACTTTCCAAAGCTTCTGCTCTGCCAGGGAGCCATGACGCCAGTGGTCCCACCGATGTCAGCAGCGCGATTCCAGGTGCCAATTTCAATCCAAATGCCAATCCTTCCGCCTGGCCGGCTCTGGTGCAGCAAGATGGGCCCGTTGCTGCAGAAGGACCATCTTCCTTCCACCACCAGGGCCCTGGAGGGGCCGTATCTGCCAACGCTTCTGTTCCCCTGGGCCAAGGGCTAGGAGGCGGAACCATCGGGATGCTGGGGGGGCACCCACCTTTATCTGTGAATCAATCAAGCACCCATCAGCGCCAACTTCACCAAATGCAATCAAGAGACAGAGAAACGGGAGGAGGGAAGTGGGACAGTGACTCAGCGGGACCAAAAATCGCAGGGGGGGACGGTGTTGGAGGGACGGACCGTAGTGTGGGGGGCGGTGAGATGAGCGCGGGAGACCACAACGTTGCCTCCTCTTGGAGAGGACAACCTTCTTACCCTGCAGCTAACTCCAAAACGGGTGCCTCAAAGACTGATGGATGGGAGGGCGGGGGCACATTAAGAGCTGCTGAAGGCGATAACGGAACCTCGGGTTGGGGCTTCCCAAGTTCAACAAGTGGGGCTAACGTTTGGGGCAGTGCTGGAACTGGGGGGAACAGTAGTCAGACCTCTGGAGAATCTCAGGGAGGGTGGGGGTCGTCGGCAGTTGGAGGGGAACGAGGAGCTCCTGGTGGAGATTGGGGTGGGAACTCCACTGGTGCGTGTGGCGTTAATCCGGGATGTGAGAGAGTGGGCGGTgccagcagcagtaacagcagcagtagtgggGGCAGCACAGCTGGCAACGCTCCTGCTAcctcttccacttcctccaccgccaccaccaTGACCAGCGCTTGGGACAATCAGAAGGGTGAGGGTGAGACCGGGGAATGGAGCGGCGAAGGAGAGGGACCGGGAGCACAGGGGGGATCTTCGTCCAGTGGTGGGAATTCCAGAAATGGGAGTGGGCCTAACAGCACTCAAGGTCGTACTCGTCGCCCAGCGCCCAATGCTGAGGCTGCCTTACAGAAATTGCTCAATCGGTCTGATCTGGACCCACGCGTCCTGTCCAACACAGGCTGGGGCCAAACGCAGATCAGACAAAACACGTCCTGGGAAATGGAGGACCACGGAGGACAAATTAAAGGTGGAtcatcagcagctacagcaaaaCACCCGTCTTGTGTTGGTGGTTCATCTCAGTATTCTGGTGGACCTAAAACCCAGATTACTGATTCCTTTGGTCCTGGATCCAGTTCGTCACTGGTTCcaccagcaggttcctctggagagGGCTGggaaagcagcagcaacagtagcagtagtggggCCTCCCTGTCTGGACGGGCCCCACCATCGTCAGGCCCAAACATCAGAAATCTCGGCGTTTCGCAATCCGGGCCGTTGGCGACAGCGGGATCTGGTATGGGCTTAGGCGTAATACCAGGACACAACCAGCAGGGGAAGTCTACAGGCTGGGGTGGAGGAGGCATTGGGGGTGGGGATGGCCAAGAAGCTAAGGGATGGGGAAAAGAGGAATGGGGAGAGACTAGTAGAGGAAATAGTGGCGGATGGGGGGACCTCGGGCAACAAGACGAAACACTTGGAGGACGCTGGGGTGGAAATCAGCCAGAGAAAGGGACGGGTGGGTGGAAAGACGTGGGAGGGAATGTCGGAGGGAGTGGGTGGGGATCTGTTCATAAGGTTGGGGCAAGAAGAGAGTGGGAAGAGCAGCAGTCAAAATCCCAtagtggaggaggtgaggatgagaaAAAAGTCGTAGGAAACTCAGGTGGGGATTCAGGCATGGGTGGTTGGGTAGACTGGGATGACGAGGCTCCCAGGAGAACGTGGGGAGCAGGCAGCACAGGGGGTGGCGGGGCTGGAGGAGTAGGAATGAATGTTATAGGTGGCATAGGGTCGAAACCCCAACAAAATTGGAGTGGAGGGAACAAAATGCACCAAATGCCAAACAGTCTGTCAGGGTCCGTCACAGGTCCACAGGCGCCACTGCAACAGCAACAATCACAGCCCTGCAATCAGCATCCACAGCGACAGCAAGCGTTGGACCAAGGGGCGATGAAAGGTGGCGGGGGAAGGAAACCCATCCCTCAAGCCCAGAGTCAGAACCCAAGCTCAGGTTGGACCTCTGGTCCCATTCCTGGTGGCCCCGGAGGAGGTGGAAGTGGATCTGAACCCAGTGGCTGGGAGGAACCTTCACCACAGTCTTTAAGTAGGAAGAATGAGATCGATGATGGAACATCAGCATGGGGAGACCCAACGCATTACAACTACAAGCCCGTCAACCTGTGGGATAAGAACAGTGCCCCTGCTGGCCAGCAGCCGCATGGACAGGGACAggccaagcagcagcagcagcagcagcagccaccacagcagcagcagcagcagcagcagggacctTCAATGCAGCAGCAGACTAGCAGACAAGCTGTTGGACTTGGAGGTAACAGAGACTTCAGCACTGTACACGGACCTGGAAAAACATCATCTACAG GTCCATCGGGTTGGGGCGGTACTTCTCCGACTAGTCCTACAGTAGACAACGGCACTGCAGCTTGGGGAAAGCCAAATGATACCTCTGGTTGGGGTGACCCCGATGATCccggggaaaaaacaacaggcTGGGGAAACCCTTCTCTCAATTCTGTCAAATCTG GTTCAAAGTCTATGCAAGATGGTTGGGGAGACAAAGAGGGCTCTGTGGCTGCCTCTCGTCACTCAAGctgggaggatgatgaagaaggaGGCGGAATGTGGAACAGCACAGGCTCCCAGGGAAGCGGTTCATCATGGGGACAGGGAAGCAATGGCGGGTGGAATCAGAGCCATGCTGGGAAGAAGTCGGGCAACAAG GGGCCACtaaaggctggaggaggagactcCTGGATGAGTCCCATCAACAGACAATTCTCCAACATGGGGCTTCTG AATGACGATCCAAGTGGCCCAAATTTTGACTTGGAGAAGAAGATGGATGCAGAGAAAAGAAGCATGGGGCTTAGCGATTATAGTGGAGACAtaagaaagggaggaagaggaggagccatgTCTTATCGACCTGCTGTCTCCAAAGAGGCGCCGTCTGGAGAAAGTGGCTCTTACTATGACAAG AGTGGTCACAGTATATTTGGCAGTGGTGGAGGGATGGCTCAGTCAAGACATCAGCCAGGTGTCTCGCCCTTAAACCACTCCCAAGGCATACGAGCGCAAGTGCCTCATCAGTTCCTGTCTCATCAG GTGCCAGGCTCCATGCTGAAGCAGATGCCCCCTCCCAGTGGGAGCATGGGTGGTGTTGGCAGTGTGGGAGGGGTGGCGGGGTTGGGAGCGGGTGTGTTTCCTCCACAGCTCTCCCCCCAGCATATTGCGATGCTCAGCAGCATCTACCCACCTCACATACAGTTTCAGCTG GCTTgtcagcttctcctccaacagcagcagcagcagcaaccaccacagcagcagcagattctgCAGAATCAGAGGAAGTTCATGCCAAATGTGCGGCAGCAAGCTGACCCCCAGCAG CTGGCCAGGATCATGGCTTTGCTACAGCAACAAAGGCAGCAGCCGCAGGCTGGGGTTTTAGGTGGCAGCTCCAAACTTTCCCCCTCCCACCACGGCGGGGTTGGTGGAGGAGGTCCTAAACTGCCCGGCGCTGATACTCTGCTCCATCCAGGCCTGACAGGGTCTATAGCTGACATGCACCAGAAGAACCTTGGACCCTACTCTG GGTTTGGATCTGGAGTCAGCCTTCCTGGTCTAGACCTGGGAGGATCCATGGGTCCGAAGGATCTAGGCAATCAGCAATCCCGCTTTaagtggatgatggagggacaAACATCTCCTGACACTGCCTCACCTGACAATGCATTCCATAAAAATG GTCCTGTCACCCCTGTGAAGATACCAGGGGGCTCGTCATACTCTCAGTATGACAtgatggtgggagaggggcTGAGTGACAGCTGGCATCGGACTCCTGGTAACAAAATGGGTACCAAGCTTCCCAGTACACCCAGCTGGCCTCCTG AGTTCCAGCCCGGTGTACCGTGGAAGGGAGTCGACCGCATCGATCCTGAATCTGACCCCTACATGACCCCAgggagcatgatgggaaatgcaGTGTCCCCGAACCTCAATGATAGTGAGCACCAGTTATTAAGAGATAATTCTG ATTCTACCCCTCCCCTCAACACCTTGCTGCCTTCACCTGGTGCCTGGCCCTACAGTGCCTCAGACAGTCCCCTCAACAATGCACACAACTCAG CAAAGTACGCAGATCTAAAGACCAGCTGGCCCCCTGAGCCCACTGGACACAAGTCCTGGAAAGCCAGCCGTGgcagcagccagaaccagctTTCCCGTCCACCTCCTGGATTAGGCAATCAGAAACAGCCATCACCTTCTCCGTGGTCGGGAGGAGGCCCTCGGTTTGCTGGTCGTGGATGGGGAAGTGGCTCGAGCACCACCG TTTCAACATGGAGTGACGGCAGTGCTCAGGAAAGCTGCTGGTTGGTGCTGAGTAACCTAACACCACAG ATCGATGGCTCCACCCTGAggaccatctgcatgcagcACGGACCTCTGCTGACCTTCCATCTCGGTCTGACCCAGGGCACCGCCTTAATTCGCTATAATTCCAAACAAGAGGCAGCAAAGGCCCAGAGTGCATTGCACAT GTGTGTTCTGGGCAACACCACCATCTTGGCAGAGTTTGTGAGCGAAGAGGACGTTGCTCGCTACATTGCACACTCCCAGGCAGGAGCGGCAGGAAGCGGTGGAAGCACAGCGGGCTCGGCAAGCTCTGGGCCTGCAGCATCTGCAGTGGGAGCTAATGGTAATGGAGGTGGAACAGGAGGCAGcaatgggggaggaggggtcgAAGGTGGttccacagctggaggagctgggcaTTCAAGCTCTGGATGGCAGAGCCTAGAGAGCACAGGTAGCACCTCGGACCAGTCCATCACTCAGGGTCCTGGGCTGGGCATCTTTGCACAGTGGAGCAACGGAACCGGGGTGGGCGGAGCAGGAGGCTTGGAGGCCGGAAGGCAGGGTTTGTGGGGTGGCATGGGTGGGATGAGCGGCGCGGGGTaccccagcagcagcctctgggcGTCCCAGGCACTTGAAGATCGTCACCAGATGGGCAGCCCAGCCTCGCTGCTGCCAGGAGACCTATTAGGTGGGGGTGCGGACTCCATCTGA